The segment TAGCTGATCTTGCCTAACCAGTAAATAAGAGGCGGTTTTTTCAGGCGGGGTTCACCATCCAGCCAGGGTAACCAGCCATGGCCACCCTCAATCATGTGCATGGGTGTACGCAGGCTAAGCAAATACTCATCCTTACCTGTTACGCCGGTAACCTCTGTGATCCCGGGTAATAAAACAGCCACAGCCAGCAAGAATAAGAATAGTGCCAATAGAGATGGCCTGGGTAGTATCATACGAAGAATCTAAATAAAAAAAGGCTGGCTAAACTGCACTGGTTCTTTGTGGGTGTTAGTGAAGTAGTGAGTCGATCAACTGGTCTTCATAATCTGCACGGTTACTCATGGCTTCACCAAGCATAGCCAGGTCATTCTGCAAATTCGTAAAATCAAGAGAATGGTCGTACTCATCATATTTGTCATTAAAAGCTATTGCGATATCAGTGGTATCTTCTATCGAAGCATAAACCCTTGCTGCTATCGAAAGCACTTGCTTACGACGTTCGCCACCATCCATAAGGCGGTCATAGATTGCAAAATGCCCAGTCGCTATATAGTCAATCATCTTCTGACAGAAGTCCCTTATCTTCTGGTCTACAGGGTC is part of the bacterium BMS3Abin11 genome and harbors:
- the rsd gene encoding regulator of sigma D, producing the protein MIALAEKRDFTRDQIHKLLNERQEMLVLFCHVAGLDPYQSNDPVDQKIRDFCQKMIDYIATGHFAIYDRLMDGGERRKQVLSIAARVYASIEDTTDIAIAFNDKYDEYDHSLDFTNLQNDLAMLGEAMSNRADYEDQLIDSLLH